A single genomic interval of Megalobrama amblycephala isolate DHTTF-2021 linkage group LG15, ASM1881202v1, whole genome shotgun sequence harbors:
- the ribc2 gene encoding RIB43A-like with coiled-coils protein 2 gives MDQVELLSDRITAVQLDRKRNRELQRRERIFNDKVRTIGLDKDALDHQVKERREKDQREANELKVYADDLLCSDRVSCVLEQRQKKDERLLNEAIVQFRQQFQQTTSRREFDLNDPELLKKQEGVRILPGLTGEDLAQKDRLRKQQEQLRAWSLQQQEELERAKQQLQEKVHQYDQSRLSLDNRALELQKMEEQCKRATAIATKNFNLALAAEITHRRLQEHHEEEENNQTDILNQLNGDLLMENPEQNVSVLGLSRLRRDCYKGMSPKELQQYTQYQLQQAEDRKSAVMKQREKELQEHHEHMASARAALLLERQQARFNKGLRRALDNTNAQLAQAHDAQKKQLQDLSTNIPDERYFSQFNTSSR, from the exons ATGGATCAAGTTGAGCTTCTGTCAGACCGAATAACAGCTGTTCAACTTGACAGAAAGAGAAACAGGGAGCTGCAACGACGAGAGAGGATCTTTAATGACAAAGTCCGCACGATTGGA CTTGACAAGGATGCTCTCGACCATCAAGTTAAAGAACGAAGAGAGAAAGACCAACGCGAAGCAAATGAACTGAAAGTCTATG CTGATGACCTGCTGTGCAGTGATCGTGTATCCTGTGTCCTGGAGCAGCGGCAGAAGAAAGATGAGCGTCTGCTGAATGAAGCCATCGTGCAATTTAGGCAACAATTCCAACAAACTACCAGCAGACGCGAGTTTGATCTGAACGATCCAGAGCTGCTGAAGAAGCAGGAGGGGGTGCGGATACTTCCGGGACTGACTGGAGAAGATCTGGCTCAGAAGGACCGGCTGAGGAAGCAGCAGGAGCAGCTCAGAGCATGGAGCCTACAACAGCAAGAAGAACTGGAGCGAGCAAAACAACAGCTACAAGAAAAAG TGCATCAGTATGATCAGAGCAGACTGTCTCTGGACAACCGAGCTCTTGAATTGCAGAAAATGGAGGAACAATGCAAAAGAGCTACAGCCATCGCCACCAAAAACTTTAACCTGGCACTG GCTGCAGAAATCACACATCGACGTCTACAAGAGCATCATGAGGAAGAGGAGAACAACCAGACGGACATCCTGAACCAGCTAAATGGGGACCTGCTGATGGAAAACCCTGAACAGAACGTTAGTGTGCTGGGTCTGTCTCGCCTGCGCAGGGACTGTTACAAGGGAATGAGCCCTAAAGAGCTCCAGCAGTACACACAGTACCAGCTGCAACAAGCAGAAGATAGGAAG AGTGCTGTCATGAAGCAACGGGAGAAGGAGCTTCAGGAGCATCACGAGCACATGGCATCAGCCCGTGCTGCACTGCTGCTAGAAAGACAGCAAGCGCGCTTTAATAAGGGGCTGCGCAGGGCTTTGGACAACACCAACGCACAGCTGGCCCAGGCCCATGATGCTCA
- the galnt8a.1 gene encoding probable polypeptide N-acetylgalactosaminyltransferase 8 — MRIAARVGVLVIGVIVYSLVYMSFIRQEKSNGKRLQRPEDLEVLRRLKRIEDQVHKIAKFIEFKNQKVKEAVVEQKIEIKKLYPKSPLFRSWGAELTEEEQMEAERQFQDYGYNVFLSNRLPVNRTIPDTRDHRCAVKIYPKDLPSISVILIYLNEALSIIKRAIRSIIDKTPAHLLTEIILVDDYSLNEDLQMPLDEYIGLINKDKPGLIKKVRHKRQMGLAKARISGWEAATGQVVAILDAHIEVHKEWVEPLLARIKTDRTIVLSPVFDKVLFDTLEVVKYIPAAHAFDWNLWCMYESFRPEWYKLNDPSEPGKSPSIMGILVADRQFLGKIGVLDEGMTIYGGENVELAIRVWLCGGSIEVVPCSKIAHIERAHKPYSPDLSKAMIRNALRVAEIWLDEYKSNVNIAWNLPLKDHGIDIGDVTERKQLREKLKCKPFKWYLENIYPQLESLEDIMGYGALKNDLQEGYCVDEGPVPGSVPILYECHYYDSQHCYYNRNGEIYIGGIKSHKYNSNRCLTDPGSGSTPGLHDCKKAKEKGLSIYWDFTQGNAIRNRKTNRCLEISQGQDSYYHLILQTCTGQNWTIQHVIKDF, encoded by the exons ATGAGGATTGCTGCAAGAGTTGGTGTGTTAGTTATTGGTGTTATAGTTTACAGTCTTGTGTACATGTCATTTATCAGACAGGAGAAGAGTAATGGCAAAAGGTTACAAAGGCCAGAAGATCTGGAGGTTCTTAGAAGACTGAAGAGAATAGAAGATCAAGTTCATAAAATAG CCAAATTCATAGAGTTCAAAAATCAAAAAGTCAAAGAAGCTGTTGTGGAGCAGAAAATTGAGATTAAGAAGTTGTATCCAAAGTCGCCTCTATTCCGTTCATGGGGAGCTGAACTCACAGAAGAGGAACAGATGGAAGCAGAGAGACAGTTTCAGGACTACGGATACAATGTGTTCCTCAGTAACAGATTACCAGTGAACAGAACAATCCCTGATACTCGAGACCACAG atGTGCTGTGAAGATCTACCCTAAGGACCTTCCGTCTATTAGTgtgattctgatttatttaaacGAGGCTCTATCAATCATTAAAAGGGCAATCCGCAGCATCATTGACAAAACACCTGCTCATCTGCTAACAGAAATCATCCTGGTGGACGACTACAGCTTGAATG AGGATCTGCAAATGCCTCTAGATGAGTACATTGGTCTAATTAATAAAGACAAACCTGGCTTAATCAAGAAAGTGAGACACAAAAGGCAGATGGGCCTTGCTAAGGCAAGAATATCAGGCTGGGAAGCGGCCACAGGCCAGGTGGTGGCTATTCTGGATGCCCACATTGAGGTTCACAAGGAATG GGTAGAGCCACTGCTTGCAAGAATCAAAACAGACAGAACAATAGTGCTGTCGCCAGTGTTTGACAAAGTGCTTTTTGACACACTGGAGGTTGTTAAGTATATTCCCGCTGCTCATGCATTTGACTGGAACCTTTGGTGCATGTACGAGTCTTTTCGGCCAGAATGGTACAAACTTAACGACCCATCAGAACCAGGGAA GAGTCCCTCAATCATGGGTATCCTTGTCGCTGATCGTCAATTCCTGGGAAAAATTGGAGTTTTGGATGAAGGAATGACAATTTATGGGGGTGAAAATGTTGAACTAGCAATACGT gTCTGGCTCTGTGGTGGGAGTATTGAAGTGGTGCCATGTTCAAAGATTGCTCACATTGAAAGAGCACATAAGCCTTATTCACCAGATCTCAGCAAAGCCATGATTCGAAATGCTCTGAGAGTAGCTGAAATCTGGCTGGATGAATATAAATCAAATGTGAATATTGCCTGGAATCTTCCTCTAAAG GATCATGGGATTGATATTGGTGATGTGACTGAAAGAAAACAGTTACGAGAGAAACTCAAATGTAAGCCTTTCAAATGGTATCTGGAAAATATTTATCCTCAGCTAGAAAGCTTGGAAGATATAATGGGTTATGGTGCG TTGAAGAATGATCTTCAAGAAGGCTACTGCGTTGATGAAGGGCCTGTTCCTGGAAGTGTACCTATTCTCTATGAGTGTCATTACTATGACTCTCAG CATTGTTACTACAATCGTAATGGAGAGATCTACATTGGAGGCATCAAATCTCACAAGTataactccaaccgttgtctAACGGATCCCGGTAGTGGAAGCACACCAGGGTTACATGACTGTAAAAAAGCCAAGGAGAAAGGACTGAGTATTTACTGGGACTTCACTCAG gGAAATGCAATAAGAAATAGAAAAACAAACCGATGTCTTGAGATCAGCCAAGGACAGGATTCCTACTATCATCTCATTTTGCAAACATGCACAGGACAAAACTGGACAATACAACATGTCATCAAAGACTTTTAA